In a single window of the Methanofollis ethanolicus genome:
- a CDS encoding Orn/Lys/Arg family decarboxylase, giving the protein MEWYSNLDLSILIIDSELGAKTAGGIALREIIRLLKDLDFDVVEATTIDDALSIFRSSYPEIAGVLLDWDLQADAPDAPGPAEMIREIRTRNRSLPIFLFTRKLAVNEIPLEVVRTIDGYFWKLDNTPRFVAGRIEDVTGDYLDTLLPAFFGELVRYTQEYTYAWHTPGHTGGAAFLKSPVGKLFYEFFGENTLRADLSVSVPELGSLLEHSGVVGEAEADAARIFGADRTYFVTNGTSTANKIVFSSCVSPGDIVLVDRNCHKSVMYAIILTGAVPVYLVPTRNNYGIIGPIPASEFSEDAILEKIRSNRLAQPDAAPKLAVITNTTYDGLCYDVGAVRGWLRGMVDALHFDEAWYGYACVHPLYEGRYAMSGAGLGPDDPVLYATQSTHKVLAAFSQASMVHILDGHRPEDGRVDPERFNEAFMMHSSTSPAYSIIASLDVAAKMMEGDSGTALIADTLEEALIFRQKMVQIGEQLAAGDEAGERWWFGIWQPEGGDFPDLPPRPEAGDDLERHLAFWTLRPGDAWHGFEGLDEGYVLLDPLKVTVLTPGVETDGGMGMRGIPAPVVSRFLQSRGIVVEKSGFYSFLILFTMGISRGKSGTLIAQLFEFKDLYDENAPLERVFPALTRAHPGVYGDMGLADLCDAMHAYLRRRNIAGVLKTVYAGIPEAVMTPAEAYRHLVAGETETVPIGSIIGRTAAVMVVPYPPGIPVLMPGERVLEEDRCLVNFLLLYGDFDTAFPGFETEIHGVVSGQTAEGKVVSVLCLKEDG; this is encoded by the coding sequence ATGGAATGGTACAGCAACCTCGACCTCTCCATCCTCATCATTGACTCCGAACTCGGGGCAAAGACCGCGGGAGGCATCGCCCTCCGGGAGATCATCAGGCTCCTGAAAGACCTCGACTTCGACGTGGTCGAGGCCACGACCATCGACGACGCCCTCTCCATCTTCCGGTCGTCGTACCCGGAGATCGCCGGCGTCCTCCTCGACTGGGACCTCCAGGCCGACGCCCCCGACGCTCCGGGGCCGGCCGAGATGATCCGGGAGATCAGGACGAGGAACAGGTCGCTCCCGATATTCCTGTTCACCCGCAAACTGGCCGTGAACGAGATCCCCCTGGAGGTGGTCAGGACCATCGACGGCTACTTCTGGAAACTCGACAACACCCCGCGGTTCGTCGCCGGCCGGATCGAGGACGTCACCGGCGACTATCTCGACACCCTCCTCCCCGCCTTCTTCGGCGAACTCGTCAGGTACACCCAGGAGTACACCTATGCCTGGCACACCCCCGGCCACACCGGCGGCGCCGCCTTCCTCAAGTCGCCGGTCGGCAAACTCTTCTACGAATTCTTCGGGGAGAACACCCTCAGGGCCGACCTCTCCGTCTCCGTCCCCGAACTCGGGTCCCTCCTGGAGCACTCGGGGGTGGTGGGCGAGGCCGAGGCCGACGCCGCCCGGATCTTCGGGGCCGACAGGACGTATTTCGTGACGAACGGGACCTCGACGGCGAACAAGATCGTCTTTTCGTCCTGCGTATCCCCCGGCGACATCGTCCTCGTCGACAGGAACTGCCACAAGTCGGTGATGTACGCGATCATCCTCACGGGCGCCGTCCCCGTCTACCTGGTCCCGACGCGGAACAACTACGGGATCATCGGCCCCATCCCCGCGTCCGAGTTCTCGGAGGATGCAATCCTGGAAAAGATCCGGTCGAACAGGCTGGCGCAGCCCGATGCCGCCCCGAAACTCGCCGTCATCACGAACACCACCTATGACGGCCTCTGCTACGACGTCGGCGCTGTCCGCGGCTGGCTGCGGGGCATGGTGGACGCCCTCCACTTCGACGAGGCGTGGTACGGCTATGCCTGTGTCCACCCCCTGTACGAGGGGCGGTACGCGATGTCCGGGGCAGGCCTCGGCCCGGACGACCCCGTCCTCTACGCCACCCAGTCCACCCACAAAGTCCTCGCCGCCTTTTCCCAGGCCTCGATGGTCCACATCCTCGACGGCCACCGCCCCGAGGATGGCCGTGTCGACCCCGAACGCTTCAACGAGGCATTTATGATGCACTCGTCCACCTCCCCCGCCTACTCGATCATCGCCTCCCTCGACGTCGCCGCGAAGATGATGGAGGGCGACTCAGGCACGGCCCTCATCGCCGACACCCTCGAGGAGGCGCTGATCTTCAGGCAGAAGATGGTCCAGATAGGCGAGCAACTCGCGGCGGGCGACGAGGCGGGGGAGAGGTGGTGGTTCGGGATCTGGCAACCCGAGGGCGGGGACTTTCCCGACCTGCCGCCCCGCCCCGAGGCCGGCGACGACCTGGAGAGACACCTCGCCTTCTGGACCCTCCGGCCCGGCGACGCCTGGCACGGGTTCGAGGGCCTGGACGAGGGCTATGTCCTCCTCGACCCCCTGAAAGTGACCGTCCTCACGCCGGGCGTCGAGACGGACGGCGGCATGGGGATGCGCGGCATCCCGGCCCCGGTCGTCTCCCGCTTCCTCCAGTCGCGCGGGATCGTCGTGGAGAAGAGCGGCTTCTACTCTTTCCTCATCCTCTTCACGATGGGGATCTCGCGAGGGAAATCGGGCACCCTCATCGCCCAGCTCTTCGAGTTCAAGGACCTCTATGACGAGAACGCCCCGCTCGAACGGGTCTTCCCGGCCCTCACCCGCGCCCACCCCGGAGTCTACGGCGACATGGGGCTTGCCGACCTCTGCGACGCGATGCACGCCTACCTCAGGAGGCGGAACATTGCAGGCGTGCTGAAGACGGTGTACGCCGGCATCCCCGAGGCCGTGATGACCCCGGCCGAGGCCTACCGCCACCTCGTGGCCGGCGAGACCGAGACGGTGCCCATCGGCTCGATCATCGGGAGGACGGCGGCGGTGATGGTCGTCCCGTACCCGCCCGGCATCCCGGTGCTGATGCCCGGCGAGCGTGTCCTTGAGGAGGACCGCTGCCTCGTCAACTTCCTCCTCCTGTACGGTGACTTCGACACCGCCTTCCCGGGCTTCGAGACCGAGATCCACGGCGTCGTCTCCGGGCAGACTGCGGAGGGGAAGGTCGTCTCCGTCCTCTGCCTGAAGGAGGACGGATGA
- a CDS encoding acylphosphatase, which translates to MKTVRMVVSGKVQHVGFRACTKRIAVSLGVGGAVKNLADGTVEITASGDPVVLDKFVAMLYSCPRVVVREVGVTALPFHEFPDFSILREIRQ; encoded by the coding sequence ATGAAAACGGTCCGGATGGTCGTCTCGGGAAAAGTCCAGCACGTGGGGTTCCGGGCCTGCACAAAGAGGATCGCGGTCAGCCTCGGGGTCGGCGGCGCGGTGAAGAACCTCGCCGACGGCACGGTCGAGATCACCGCCTCAGGCGACCCGGTGGTCCTGGACAAGTTCGTCGCCATGCTCTATTCCTGTCCCCGCGTCGTGGTCAGGGAGGTCGGGGTGACGGCCCTGCCCTTTCATGAATTCCCCGACTTTTCCATCCTGCGCGAGATCCGTCAGTAA
- the arcC gene encoding carbamate kinase, with amino-acid sequence MKIVAALGGNAIVRYREEGTAEEQLGHIDAAVAPLAALVATGHQVLVTHGNGPQVGDILLQNECAKDAVPRMPLDVCGAESQGMIGYMVQQCMANRLYAAGLDLPVATVLTLTLVERSDPACARPSKAIGPYYTAPEARALGASERWTMREEGGRGWRRVVPSPAPREVLEVRAIRALFESGAVVIAGGGGGVPVVREGDGRLVGVDAVVDKDLAAERIAAGIGADLLLMLTDVRGAYRRFGTAEEERIPVMDAAEAERLLAAGEFAEGSMAPKVEAAVRFVRGGGREAVIAHLDDAEKAVRGRAGTRITA; translated from the coding sequence ATGAAGATCGTCGCGGCGCTCGGCGGCAACGCCATCGTCAGATACAGGGAGGAGGGGACCGCAGAGGAGCAACTCGGCCACATCGACGCGGCCGTGGCCCCTCTTGCCGCCCTGGTCGCCACCGGCCACCAGGTCCTGGTCACCCACGGCAACGGCCCGCAGGTCGGCGACATCCTCCTCCAGAACGAGTGCGCGAAGGACGCGGTGCCGCGGATGCCCCTCGACGTCTGCGGCGCCGAGAGCCAGGGGATGATCGGCTACATGGTCCAGCAGTGCATGGCAAACCGGTTGTATGCGGCCGGCCTCGACCTGCCGGTCGCGACCGTCCTGACCCTGACTCTGGTGGAGAGGTCTGACCCGGCATGTGCCCGCCCCTCCAAGGCGATCGGCCCCTATTATACGGCGCCGGAGGCGCGGGCCCTCGGTGCGTCCGAGAGGTGGACGATGCGGGAGGAAGGGGGGCGGGGCTGGCGACGGGTGGTCCCTTCCCCCGCTCCCCGCGAGGTCCTTGAGGTCCGGGCGATCCGGGCCCTCTTCGAGAGCGGCGCCGTCGTGATCGCGGGCGGCGGCGGGGGCGTGCCCGTGGTCAGGGAGGGGGACGGCCGTCTTGTCGGTGTCGATGCGGTCGTCGACAAGGACCTTGCCGCGGAGAGGATTGCCGCGGGCATCGGCGCCGACCTCCTCCTCATGCTCACCGACGTGAGGGGGGCGTACCGCCGCTTCGGCACGGCCGAAGAGGAACGGATCCCCGTGATGGACGCTGCGGAGGCAGAACGTCTCCTCGCCGCCGGGGAGTTTGCTGAAGGGTCGATGGCGCCGAAGGTCGAGGCGGCCGTCAGGTTTGTCCGTGGCGGCGGTCGGGAGGCGGTCATCGCCCATCTCGACGATGCGGAGAAGGCCGTCAGGGGCCGTGCCGGGACGCGTATCACCGCCTGA
- a CDS encoding phenylacetate--CoA ligase family protein has protein sequence MFWNREMETISGADLEALQLSRLKWTVHHSQNVDFYRRKFRDAGVTPDDITTLADVEKLPFTSKKELRDAYPFGNIAVPMKQVVRIHTTSGTTGKPTVVSYTRRDLDNWSELIARNLTMIGLTDEDVFQNSVNYGLFTGGLGFHYGAEKIGATVVPSATGNTRRQIEMIQDFGVTAIHCTPSYGMHLAEVAEEMGASLDTLRIGIFGAEPWSENMRKELEERLGVEAFDSYGMSEMYGPGAGFECPEHNGLHLWHDCYLAEIIDPVTGERLPDGEKGELVVTPLVKEAMPLIRYRTGDITCILPDDCPCGRGKRIARLTGRADDMLVIRGINVFPSQIEHTLLSIPDVGDQFIVYVDRINHLDEMTIEVEINRKSFSGELADLARLQKTVAAAIKENLNLRATVKLVEPGSLPRFEGKARHVVDRRSDI, from the coding sequence ATGTTCTGGAACAGGGAAATGGAGACGATATCAGGGGCAGACCTCGAAGCGTTGCAGCTTTCACGACTGAAGTGGACTGTACACCACTCGCAGAACGTCGACTTCTACCGGCGGAAGTTCAGGGACGCCGGCGTCACGCCCGACGACATCACGACCCTCGCCGACGTGGAGAAACTCCCCTTCACCAGCAAAAAGGAGTTGCGAGACGCCTACCCCTTCGGCAACATCGCCGTCCCGATGAAGCAGGTCGTGCGCATCCACACCACCTCGGGCACGACAGGCAAACCGACCGTGGTCAGTTACACGCGACGTGACCTGGACAACTGGTCTGAACTGATCGCGCGGAACCTCACCATGATCGGCCTGACCGACGAGGATGTCTTTCAGAATTCGGTGAACTACGGCCTCTTCACCGGCGGCCTCGGTTTCCACTACGGCGCCGAGAAGATCGGGGCGACGGTGGTCCCGAGCGCCACCGGCAACACCCGGCGGCAGATCGAGATGATCCAGGACTTCGGCGTCACCGCGATCCACTGCACGCCCAGTTACGGGATGCACCTCGCCGAGGTCGCCGAGGAGATGGGCGCGTCCCTCGACACCCTGCGGATCGGGATCTTCGGCGCCGAACCCTGGTCCGAGAACATGAGAAAGGAACTGGAGGAGAGACTCGGCGTCGAGGCCTTCGACTCGTACGGGATGTCCGAGATGTACGGCCCGGGCGCCGGATTCGAGTGCCCCGAGCACAACGGTCTCCACCTCTGGCACGACTGCTACCTTGCCGAGATCATCGATCCCGTCACGGGCGAACGCCTGCCCGACGGCGAGAAGGGCGAACTGGTCGTCACGCCCCTGGTCAAGGAGGCGATGCCCCTGATCCGGTACCGCACCGGCGACATCACCTGCATCCTTCCCGACGACTGCCCGTGCGGCCGCGGCAAAAGAATAGCGCGCCTCACCGGCAGGGCCGACGACATGCTCGTCATCAGGGGGATCAACGTTTTCCCGTCCCAGATCGAGCACACCCTCCTCTCCATCCCCGACGTGGGGGACCAGTTCATCGTATATGTAGACAGGATCAACCATCTTGACGAGATGACGATCGAGGTCGAGATCAACAGGAAGAGTTTCAGCGGCGAACTCGCCGACCTCGCCCGCCTCCAGAAGACGGTGGCGGCGGCGATCAAGGAGAACCTGAATCTCAGGGCGACCGTCAAACTCGTCGAACCCGGCAGCCTGCCCCGCTTTGAGGGGAAGGCCCGCCATGTTGTGGACAGGAGAAGTGATATCTGA
- the uvsE gene encoding UV DNA damage repair endonuclease UvsE, whose translation MRIGYPCMNTAIGCTSARTFRLTSWNEERFLSTVSENLACLSRILAFNAEHDLLFFRVTSDLVPFASHPVNALDWPAIFAEEFAGIGAFVRDHGMRISLHPDQFTLLTSPDAGVCERSVAELAYHAAVLDAMGLDTTAKVQVHLGGAYGDREAAVGRFLDRYRTLPADVRRRLVVENDDRLYTEAECRAVSRECGIPVLFDAFHHECNPSALGTGAAVAACAATWSERDGVPMADYSSQEPGGRRGRHARTLDPAHFAAFLAAARPRDPDIMLEIKDKEQSALRALAIVRAGDRS comes from the coding sequence ATGCGGATCGGGTACCCCTGCATGAACACGGCCATCGGGTGCACTTCTGCCCGCACCTTCAGGCTGACGTCCTGGAACGAGGAGAGGTTCCTCTCGACGGTCTCGGAGAACCTCGCCTGCCTCTCCCGCATCCTCGCGTTCAATGCCGAACACGACCTCCTCTTCTTCAGGGTCACCTCGGACCTCGTCCCCTTCGCCTCCCACCCGGTGAACGCCCTCGACTGGCCCGCGATCTTCGCGGAGGAGTTCGCCGGGATAGGGGCGTTTGTCCGGGACCACGGCATGCGCATCTCCCTGCACCCGGACCAGTTCACCCTCCTCACCTCACCCGACGCGGGTGTCTGTGAGAGGAGCGTCGCCGAACTGGCGTACCACGCCGCGGTCCTCGACGCCATGGGCCTGGACACGACGGCGAAGGTCCAGGTCCACCTCGGCGGGGCCTACGGCGACAGGGAGGCGGCCGTCGGCCGGTTTCTCGACAGGTACCGCACCCTCCCCGCGGATGTACGGCGGCGCCTCGTCGTCGAGAACGACGACCGCCTGTACACCGAGGCGGAGTGCCGCGCCGTCAGCCGCGAGTGCGGCATCCCCGTCCTCTTCGACGCCTTCCACCACGAGTGCAACCCCTCCGCCCTCGGCACCGGTGCGGCCGTCGCCGCCTGCGCCGCCACCTGGTCGGAGAGGGACGGCGTCCCGATGGCCGACTACTCCTCCCAGGAACCGGGCGGGCGGCGCGGCCGCCATGCCCGCACCCTCGACCCCGCCCACTTCGCCGCCTTCCTCGCCGCCGCCCGACCCCGCGACCCCGACATCATGCTGGAGATCAAGGACAAGGAACAGAGCGCCCTCCGCGCCCTCGCGATCGTGCGGGCGGGCGACAGATCCTGA
- the lysS gene encoding lysine--tRNA ligase, protein MSDSQISFDEAKLTKYRELQEAGLTLYPAHYERKQTLGEIKETFAEIGHDQSEEEVVTAGRIYALRHHGKTIFIDIGDASARMQLYVRKDDVGDEPFEFIKKYLDAGDIIGATGHVFRTKMGEITVWVSRFDLLTKSVCPMPEKFHGLKNTEQRYRHRYLDLIMNEESRQTFRTRSRAIAALRNFLNGQGFMEFETPTLQSVYGGANARPFITYHNALEQQLFLRIAPELYLKRLVVGGFEKVYEIAKNFRNEDIDTHHNPEFSMVEIYAAYHDYEDMMNLTEEVITHLVESALGTTTVTFAGNEISFARPWRRLSMEDAVKEYGGIDVYATPLDELARIAAKEKVEKCETAQTHGDYLPLFFDHYCEEKLIQPTFIYDFPVENSPLAKRHRSKPGFTERFELFVNGMELANGFSELNDPIDQKQRFEEQDAKRRLGDLEAQMIDYDFVNALGYGMPPTGGVGIGIDRTVMLLTGNDSIKEVILFPSMRTIAAQAEESDESEEKQE, encoded by the coding sequence ATGAGCGATTCACAGATCAGTTTTGATGAGGCAAAACTCACGAAATACCGCGAACTCCAGGAGGCCGGGCTCACCCTGTACCCGGCCCACTATGAGCGGAAGCAGACCCTCGGCGAGATCAAAGAAACTTTTGCGGAGATCGGCCACGACCAGAGCGAGGAGGAGGTCGTGACGGCCGGGAGGATCTACGCCCTCCGTCACCACGGCAAGACGATTTTCATCGACATCGGCGACGCCTCGGCCCGCATGCAACTCTATGTGCGGAAGGACGACGTCGGCGACGAACCTTTCGAGTTCATCAAGAAGTACCTGGACGCGGGCGATATCATCGGTGCCACAGGCCATGTCTTCAGGACGAAGATGGGCGAGATCACTGTCTGGGTCAGCCGCTTCGACCTCCTCACCAAGTCGGTCTGCCCGATGCCTGAGAAGTTCCACGGGCTCAAGAACACCGAGCAGCGGTACCGCCACCGGTACCTCGACCTGATCATGAACGAGGAGTCGCGGCAGACCTTTCGCACCCGCAGTCGCGCAATCGCCGCTCTGCGGAACTTCCTCAACGGACAGGGCTTCATGGAGTTCGAGACCCCGACACTCCAGTCCGTCTATGGCGGCGCCAATGCCCGGCCCTTCATCACCTACCACAACGCCCTGGAGCAGCAGCTCTTCCTCCGCATCGCCCCGGAACTCTACCTGAAGAGGCTTGTCGTCGGCGGCTTCGAGAAGGTCTACGAGATCGCGAAGAACTTCAGGAACGAGGATATCGACACCCACCACAACCCCGAGTTCTCGATGGTGGAGATCTACGCGGCCTACCATGACTACGAGGACATGATGAACCTCACCGAGGAGGTCATCACCCACCTTGTCGAGAGCGCTCTCGGCACGACGACTGTCACCTTCGCGGGCAACGAGATCTCCTTTGCCCGGCCGTGGAGGAGGCTCAGTATGGAGGACGCGGTGAAGGAATACGGCGGCATCGACGTCTATGCGACGCCTCTCGACGAACTCGCCCGGATCGCCGCGAAGGAGAAGGTAGAGAAGTGCGAGACGGCACAGACTCACGGCGACTACCTCCCCCTCTTCTTCGACCACTACTGCGAGGAGAAACTCATCCAGCCGACCTTCATCTACGACTTCCCGGTCGAGAACTCGCCGCTGGCGAAGCGCCACCGCTCGAAGCCCGGCTTCACCGAGCGTTTCGAACTCTTCGTGAACGGCATGGAACTTGCGAACGGTTTCTCCGAACTGAACGACCCGATCGACCAGAAGCAGCGTTTCGAGGAGCAGGACGCAAAGCGCCGCCTCGGCGACCTTGAGGCGCAGATGATCGACTACGACTTCGTCAACGCCCTCGGCTACGGCATGCCCCCGACCGGCGGGGTCGGCATCGGTATCGACCGCACGGTGATGCTCCTCACCGGCAACGACTCCATCAAGGAAGTGATCCTCTTCCCGTCGATGCGGACGATCGCGGCGCAGGCCGAAGAGTCGGACGAGTCCGAAGAGAAGCAGGAGTAA
- the cas1 gene encoding CRISPR-associated endonuclease Cas1, producing MPHLIISAGILTMERAGRWVTVAGSGAHVRASRNTLTVRRMNTVQEYDLQNVGHLIVVGGHTIHTSAVISLRRAGVPISFFDADGLPAGQVLPSGYDAGERVREAQKKMFGHTYALTFARKAADSRILAIERMGNSSGWSFLYDGELEFFHRNRDELPYLIKMDELRRVSRLIADTYYEVMARTLPPGSGFRRRTARPHPDPVNAMLSLGYAMLYGVAQCAALAAGLDPNAGALHEGNGALVNDLIDGFKPAMVDETVFTLVRAGLDAGDYEAGTGRCILSDALVGRLLPALHASIQDEPIVSVARDLSTSLISGKEFSPVY from the coding sequence ATGCCACATCTGATCATCAGTGCCGGGATTTTAACCATGGAAAGGGCAGGACGATGGGTGACGGTCGCAGGTTCGGGAGCGCACGTCAGGGCGAGCCGAAACACCCTGACAGTGCGGAGAATGAACACGGTACAGGAATATGACCTCCAGAATGTCGGCCACCTCATCGTCGTCGGCGGCCACACCATCCACACCTCGGCCGTGATCTCTCTCAGGCGCGCCGGCGTGCCCATCTCCTTCTTCGACGCCGACGGCCTTCCTGCCGGCCAGGTCCTCCCCTCCGGATACGATGCAGGGGAGAGAGTGAGGGAAGCCCAGAAAAAAATGTTCGGGCACACCTATGCCCTGACCTTCGCACGGAAAGCGGCCGACTCCCGTATCCTCGCGATCGAACGCATGGGAAACTCATCCGGCTGGTCTTTCCTCTATGACGGGGAACTTGAGTTCTTCCACAGGAACAGGGACGAACTCCCGTACCTCATCAAAATGGACGAACTCAGGCGGGTCAGCAGACTGATCGCCGACACCTATTATGAAGTGATGGCGAGGACCCTCCCGCCCGGATCCGGCTTCAGGCGGCGGACTGCGCGGCCTCACCCCGACCCCGTCAACGCGATGCTCTCTCTCGGCTATGCGATGCTGTACGGGGTCGCACAGTGTGCGGCCCTTGCCGCCGGCCTCGACCCGAACGCCGGCGCCCTCCACGAGGGGAACGGCGCTCTCGTCAACGACCTGATCGACGGCTTCAAGCCCGCTATGGTGGACGAGACCGTCTTTACCCTGGTGCGTGCAGGCCTTGACGCGGGCGACTATGAGGCCGGGACAGGGCGGTGCATCCTCTCCGACGCCCTTGTCGGTCGCCTGCTCCCGGCGCTCCATGCAAGCATTCAGGACGAACCGATCGTGTCGGTCGCACGAGACCTGTCGACGTCCCTGATCTCGGGAAAAGAGTTTTCACCTGTTTACTGA
- a CDS encoding apurinic/apyrimidinic endonuclease family protein, whose product MKLGYPCTNLTIGAMNGLFPDRRHARAEEVDAAVVENLACLARTLEFNEKADLSFFAISPRAVPHRTAAYAECLAAVGAYVREKKMRVMTCPARPALIPERRAADLVHLASLLDAMDLDTTAKIPVRIYGRGDAEEFCREYASLPDAVTRRLVIRNDRFHTVEDCCAVGRACGVPVAYDRHQARGDPGEAVRECARTWRKDDGVPVVFYGSLDRDTPHPPSVDPAAFGSFLAATAPTDIDVMLLFRDRERSALIARRVAHDDPRLAADRVMSAPAHHAP is encoded by the coding sequence ATGAAACTCGGGTACCCCTGCACCAACCTGACCATCGGGGCCATGAATGGTCTCTTCCCTGACCGCCGCCATGCCCGGGCGGAGGAGGTGGACGCAGCAGTCGTCGAGAACCTTGCCTGCCTGGCGAGGACCCTGGAGTTCAATGAAAAGGCCGACCTCTCCTTCTTCGCGATCAGTCCGCGGGCCGTCCCGCACAGGACAGCCGCGTATGCGGAGTGCCTTGCGGCCGTCGGGGCCTATGTGAGGGAGAAGAAGATGCGGGTCATGACCTGCCCTGCCAGGCCCGCCCTCATCCCGGAGAGGCGGGCCGCCGACCTCGTCCATCTCGCCTCCCTCCTCGACGCCATGGACCTCGACACGACGGCAAAGATCCCGGTCAGGATCTACGGCAGGGGCGACGCGGAGGAGTTCTGCCGGGAGTATGCCAGCCTCCCCGACGCGGTGACCCGGCGTCTTGTCATCAGAAACGACCGCTTTCACACGGTCGAAGACTGCTGCGCCGTCGGCCGGGCATGCGGCGTGCCCGTGGCCTACGACCGCCACCAGGCCCGGGGAGACCCCGGCGAGGCCGTCAGGGAGTGCGCCCGCACCTGGAGGAAGGATGACGGCGTGCCTGTCGTCTTCTACGGTTCCCTCGACCGGGACACGCCGCACCCGCCGTCGGTCGACCCCGCCGCATTCGGATCTTTCCTTGCGGCCACGGCCCCGACAGACATCGACGTCATGCTCCTCTTCAGGGACAGGGAGAGGTCGGCCCTCATCGCGCGCCGGGTCGCGCACGACGACCCGCGGCTGGCGGCCGACAGGGTTATGAGCGCACCCGCCCACCACGCGCCCTGA
- a CDS encoding arginine deiminase family protein, whose product MKAGAGAEWHTLRDVLVHEPGIEVFFALTAPKHHLYERFFCLDAARQEHRGLCTVLHDDFGVRVHRLAGAVRDGAAADHAVRAALEEVAAGGGRAMDPPAADRDAGNLFLTAVLDPVAGDGRVTLGKTMHNLYFMRDQQVCTARGMVTGRMATAERQREVALTGLALAALGAGPVGAVRAGRCEGGDVIPAGEFALVGCGSRSDRAGIESLLSCEIGFDEVAVVHEPVHPLVRGRDPMVNMHLDTYCNIAGDGIAVGTPALLDRAAVEVLHREGDGFVTAGWEGNLTSYLEEKEFAVVPITTLEQLCYASNFLCVRDRVAVAVDAGALAPRVLERLQEKAAERPGKYDALLAAAREDYRRLMAGGGFFPYTKEVAAAGLEMVPVALTNATGGYGGAHCMTCTVRR is encoded by the coding sequence ATGAAGGCCGGGGCAGGGGCAGAATGGCACACTCTCCGGGACGTCCTGGTGCACGAGCCTGGTATCGAGGTCTTTTTCGCCCTGACGGCACCGAAGCACCACCTCTACGAACGGTTCTTCTGTCTCGACGCCGCACGGCAGGAGCACCGGGGGCTCTGCACGGTCCTCCACGACGATTTCGGCGTCCGCGTCCACCGCCTTGCCGGGGCCGTGCGCGATGGCGCCGCGGCAGACCACGCGGTCAGGGCGGCCCTCGAAGAGGTCGCCGCCGGCGGGGGCAGGGCGATGGACCCGCCGGCAGCAGACCGGGACGCCGGCAACCTCTTCCTGACGGCCGTCCTCGACCCGGTGGCCGGAGACGGCCGGGTGACTCTCGGGAAGACGATGCACAACCTCTACTTCATGCGCGACCAGCAGGTCTGCACAGCCCGCGGCATGGTGACGGGGAGGATGGCGACGGCCGAAAGGCAGAGAGAGGTGGCGCTCACCGGCCTCGCCCTCGCGGCCCTCGGTGCGGGGCCTGTCGGCGCGGTGCGGGCAGGGAGATGCGAGGGCGGCGACGTCATCCCTGCCGGCGAGTTCGCCCTCGTCGGGTGCGGGTCGAGGAGCGACCGGGCGGGGATAGAATCCCTTCTCTCATGCGAGATCGGTTTCGACGAGGTGGCGGTCGTGCACGAACCTGTCCACCCCCTTGTCAGGGGCCGCGATCCTATGGTGAACATGCACCTCGACACCTACTGCAACATCGCGGGCGACGGTATCGCCGTCGGCACCCCGGCCCTCCTCGATCGGGCGGCGGTCGAGGTGCTCCACCGGGAGGGAGACGGGTTCGTGACGGCCGGATGGGAGGGGAACCTTACCTCTTACCTCGAAGAGAAGGAGTTTGCCGTCGTCCCGATCACCACTCTCGAACAACTCTGCTATGCCTCGAACTTTCTCTGCGTCAGGGACAGGGTGGCGGTCGCCGTCGACGCCGGGGCACTCGCCCCCCGCGTCCTCGAAAGGTTGCAGGAGAAGGCGGCGGAGAGGCCGGGGAAGTACGACGCCCTCCTCGCGGCGGCCCGGGAAGACTACCGGCGCCTCATGGCCGGGGGCGGGTTCTTCCCGTACACGAAGGAGGTCGCCGCGGCGGGCCTGGAGATGGTGCCTGTCGCGCTCACCAATGCCACAGGCGGGTATGGCGGGGCGCACTGCATGACCTGCACGGTCAGGCGGTGA